From the genome of Argentina anserina chromosome 4, drPotAnse1.1, whole genome shotgun sequence, one region includes:
- the LOC126789859 gene encoding bidirectional sugar transporter N3-like: MAAVADSQHPWAFAFGILGNLISFMVYLAPVPTFYRIYKKKSTEGFQSVPYLVALFSATLWLYYAMLKQNAVLLITINTFGSVIETLYIAMYIVYATKDSRKLTIKLLGFMNLGLFSLILIILQYAFHSQYRAPVLGWINVGISVCVFAAPLSIVAQVIRTKSVEFMPFSLSFFLTLSAVMWFAYGLFLKDICIALPNVLGFMLGLLQMLLYTIYRNRKQVIVDEEMKLPAPEQTKNIVILSTIATSEVHPVDAKPCDGNDVEDVGGKDGNKEGDRDEHDKCVVVVVNVDASGELQLKSDEPGEV, translated from the exons ATGGCCGCAGTAGCAGACAGCCAACATCCTTGGGCATTTGCATTTGGCATATTAG GTAATCTGATTTCCTTCATGGTTTACTTAGCCCCAGT ACCAACGTTTTACCGGATttacaaaaagaaatcaaCTGAAGGTTTCCAGTCTGTGCCATATCTGGTAGCACTGTTTAGTGCCACGCTTTGGCTTTACTATGCCATGTTGAAGCAAAATGCTGTGCTTCTCATCACAATCAACACTTTCGGAAGTGTGATAGAGACTCTCTACATTGCCATGTACATTGTTTATGCAACAAAGGATTCAAGG AAATTGACTATCAAATTACTCGGGTTTATGAACTTGGGACTCTTCTCGTTGATCCTCATCATTTTACAATACGCatttcatagtcaataccgtGCCCCGGTTCTTGGATGGATCAATGTTGGCATTTCAGTTTGTGTTTTTGCAGCGCCCTTAAGTATTGTG GCACAGGTGATCCGCACAAAAAGTGTTGAATTTATGCCATTCAGCTTATCATTCTTCCTTACTTTGAGTGCCGTGATGTGGTTTGCCTATGGACTGTTCCTGAAGGACATATGCATAGCA CTTCCAAacgttttaggttttatgttgGGTCTCCTTCAGATGCTGCTCTACACCATATACAGAAACCGCAAGCAGGTCATAGTTGATGAAGAGATGAAGCTTCCGGCACCAGAGCAGACGAAAAATATCGTGATTCTTAGCACTATCGCAACTTCTGAAGTTCATCCCGTGGATGCTAAGCCGTGCGATGGCAATGACGTCGAAGACGTGGGCGGCAAAGATGGAAACAAGGAAGGTGATCGTGATGAACATGACAAGTgcgtggtggtggtggtgaacgTGGATGCATCGGGTGAGCTTCAACTGAAATCGGATGAACCAGGTGAAGTGTGA